In Ipomoea triloba cultivar NCNSP0323 chromosome 7, ASM357664v1, a single genomic region encodes these proteins:
- the LOC116025078 gene encoding alpha-glucan water dikinase, chloroplastic-like isoform X5 — MAHKPSVSGSIQAKLATNPSSEIGEKFNLEGNMELQVDVKPPTSGHVLVDFKVTSSSKGLFLHWGAIKSGKDRWVLPHHRPNGTIVYKNRALRTPLVQSGSYAVLRLDIDDPAIQAIEFVIYHEPQNKWIKNSDNNFHVKIPPREPQRPLRLPRSNVSVTEDLVQMQAYLRWERKGKQTYNPQQEKEEYEAARTELLEEITRGTSIVDIRARLMKKNDKVELKEQAPAKTKGTLPIELVQTQAYIRWEKAGKPFYSSVEQNKEFEEAKKELQLELEKGISLEELRKKVVKGEIQTKVAKKQEKRHYSSMEKIQRKKRDVAQLINKDASGEQILGAAQVLSRIERFSKSKEGQVDGPIITKKIYKIGNSELMVLVAKPSGKTKVYLATDLNEPVILHWALSRKPGEWLAPPANVLPYGSVSSHHYAETQFSSCVSDNLSDRIQSLEIGIGDGDFTGMPFVLLSGRNWIKDRGSDFYVDFSTQPKQDGEGTAKALLDKIANMESEAQKSFMHRFNIAADLVTEATNAGELGFAAILVWMRFMATRQLIWNKNYNVKPREISRSQDRLTDMLQDVYISCPQYRGLLHMIMSTVGRGGEGDVGQRIRDEILVIQRKNDCKGGMMEEWHQKLHNNTSPDDIVICQALIDYLNSDFDISIYWKTLNSNGITKERLLSYDRAIHSEPNFRRNQKEGLLHDLGSYMRTLKAVHSGADLESAIGNCMGYKAEGEGFMVGVHINPVSGLPSGFRELLQFILNHVEDNNVEALLEGLLEAREELRPLLSGPNNRLKDLLFLDIALDSTVRTAVERGYEELNASNPEKIIYFISLVLENLALSVDDNEDFVYCLKGWNQALSMSKSGNNSWALFAKSVLDRTRLALASKAEWYHHLLQPSAEYLGSKLGVDQWAVSIFTEEIIRAGSAASLSSLINRLDPVLRQTAQLGSWQIISPVEAVGYIVVVDDLLSVQNKSYDKPTILVAKNVKGEEEIPDGTTAVLTPDMPDVLSHVSVRARNGKVCFATCFDPNILAELQAKEGRVLSLKPTSADIVYSEVKDDDILRSIDITDGDSSQSLTLVKKHFAGRYAIVSQEFTSELVGAKSRNIASLKGKVPSWIGIPTSVAIPFGVFEQVLSDTTNQGVATKLQVLKKRLSEGEFSILGEIRKTVLELSAPSQLVKELKDKMKSSGMPWPGDESPKRWEQAWMAIKKVWASKWNERAYFSTRKVKLDHDYLCMAVLVQEIINADYAFVIHTTNPSTGDSSEIYAEVVKGLGETLVGAYPGRAMSFACKKNDLSSPQVLGYPSKPTGLFIRPSIIFRSDSNGEDLEGYAGAGLYDSVAIDEAEKVVLDYSCDPLITDSNFRQSILSGIVSAGRVIEELNGSPQDIEGVVKDSKIYVVQTRPQM, encoded by the exons ATGGCACACAAGCCTTCTGTTTCTGGTTCTATTCAGGCCAAGTTAGCCACCAATCCTTCTTCTgag ATTGGTGAGAAATTCAACCTTGAAGGGAATATGGAACTCCAG GTTGATGTTAAGCCCCCCACTTCAGGTCATGTCCTGGTTGATTTTAAAGTTACCAGCAGCAGCAAGGGCTTGTTTCTTCATTGGGGTGCGATAAAATCTGGAAAGGA CAGGTGGGTTCTTCCTCATCATCGTCCAAATGGAACCATAGTATATAAGAACAGAGCACTTCGAACTCCTCTTGTGCAA TCTGGCTCCTATGCTGTTTTGAGATTGGATATTGATGATCCTGCAATACAAGCCATAGAGTTTGTTATATATCACGAACCCCAGAATAAATG GATAAAAAATAGTGACAATAACTTCCATGTTAAAATTCCCCCAAGAGAGCCACAGAGGCCTCTGAGACTGCCACGGTCCAATGTTTCAGTTACGGAAGATCTTGTGCAGATGCAGGCATACTTGAGGTGGGAGAGGAAAGGAAAACAAACCTACAACCCTCAGCAAGAGAAG GAGGAATATGAAGCAGCAAGAACTGAACTTTTAGAGGAAATAACAAGGGGTACTTCCATAGTAGACATTCGAGCACGATTAATGAAGAAGAATGACAAAGTTGAACTCAAGGAGCAGGCTCCTGCCAAAACAAAGGGCACTTTACCTATAGAGCTTGTGCAAACACAAGCATATATACGTTGGGAGAAAGCAGGAAAACCATTCTATTCTTCGGTTGAACAAAAT AAAGAATTTgaagaagcaaagaaagaaTTGCAACTTGAACTTGAGAAAGGCATTTCACTTGAAGAGTTGCGGAAGAAGGTTGTAAAAGGAGAAATACAAACTAAGGTTGCCAAGAAACAAGAGAAAAGGCATTATTCCAGCATGGAAAAGATTCAGAGGAAGAAAAGAGATGTGGCTCAACTTATCAACAAGGATGCTTCAGGGGAACAGATATTGGGTGCAGCTCAAGTATTATCCAGGATTGAGCGTTTTTCCAAGTCTAAGGAAGGACAGGTTGATGGCCCTATAATAACCAAGAAAATATATAAGATTGGTAACAGTGAACTCATG GTACTTGTAGCAAAACCCTCTGGTAAGACAAAAGTTTATCTGGCTACGGATCTCAATGAGCCTGTTATTCTTCATTGGGCATTATCCAGAAAACCTGGAGAGTGGTTG GCACCACCTGCAAATGTATTGCCTTATGGATCAGTTTCCTCACATCATTATGCTGAAACCCAATTCTCAAGCTGTGTTTCAGATAATCTGTCTGATAGA ATCCAATCCTTAGAAATTGGAATTGGGGATGGAGATTTCACTGGCATGCCATTTGTTCTTTTGTCTGGTAGAAACTGGATAAAAGACAGGGGTTCAGACTTTTATGTTGACTTTAGTACTCAACCTAAGCAG GATGGTGAGGGAACGGCAAAGGCTTTGTTAGATAAAATTGCAAATATGGAAAGTGAAGCTCAGAAGTCCTTCATGCACAG GTTTAATATTGCAGCTGACTTGGTAACAGAAGCGACAAATGCCGGTGAGCTAGGTTTTGCCGCAATCCTTGTGTGGATGCGGTTTATGGCTACAAGACAGCTTATATGGAACAAAAACTACAATGTAAAGCCACG TGAGATCAGCAGATCTCAGGACAGGCTGACAGATATGCTGCAGGATGTTTACATAAGTTGTCCACAGTACCGTGGATTATTGCACATGATTATGTCGACTGTGGGGCGTGGAGGAGAAGGAGATGTAGGGCAGCGCATAAGGGATGAAATACTGGTTATTCAG AGGAAGAATGATTGCAAAGGTGGAATGATGGAAGAATGGCACCAGAAACTGCATAACAACACTAGCCCTGATGACATTGTGATCTGCCAG GCATTAATTGACTATCTCAACAGTGATTTTGATATTAGTATTTATTGGAAAACCCTGAATTCCAATGGAATTACAAAAGAGCGCCTACTAAGTTATGATCGTGCTATCCATTCTGAACCAAATTTTAGAAGAAACCAAAAGGAAGGCCTCTTACATGATCTTGGAAGCTATATGAGAACATTGAAG GCAGTCCATTCAGGTGCTGATCTTGAGTCCGCCATAGGAAATTGCATGGGATACAAAGCTGAG GGTGAAGGCTTCATGGTTGGTGTGCATATAAATCCAGTATCAGGCTTGCCATCAGGATTTCGG GAGTTGCTTCAGTTCATCTTAAATCATGTGGAAGATAATAATGTGGAAGCTCTCCTTGAG GGTTTGCTAGAGGCTCGTGAAGAGCTTAGGCCATTGCTTTCCGGACCAAACAACCGCCTGAAGGATCTTCTATTTCTGGACATTGCCCTTGACTCTACTGTGAGGACAGCTGTAGAAAGGGGGTATGAGGAACTGAATGCTTCTAATCCGGAG aaaattatttatttcatcTCCCTTGTTCTTGAGAATCTTGCACTCTCTGTGGATGATAATGAAGATTTTGTCTATTGCTTAAAG GGATGGAACCAAGCACTGAGCATGTCAAAAAGTGGAAATAATTCCTGGGCTTTATTTGCTAAATCAGTCCTTGACAGAACCCGGCTTGCTCTTGCAAGCAAAGCAGAGTGGTACCATCATCTATTGCAACCATCTGCAGAATACCTTGGATCAAAACTGGGGGTTGATCAATGGGCA GTGAGCATATTCACTGAAGAAATAATACGTGCTGGATCAGCTGCTTCCTTATCCTCACTTATTAATCGACTTGATCCTGTTCTTCGACAAACAGCTCAATTGGGAAG TTGGCAAATCATCAGCCCTGTTGAGGCTGTTGGTTACATTGTTGTTGTGGATGACTTGCTCTCTGTTCAAAACAAATCTTATGACAAACCGACAATTTTGGTAGCAAAAAATGTGAAAGGGGAAGAGGAAATTCCTGATGGTACAACTGCAGTGCTAACGCCAGACATGCCAGATGTTCTTTCTCATGTTTCGGTTAGAGCAAGAAATGGCAAG GTTTGCTTCGCAACATGCTTTGATCCTAATATTCTGGCTGAACTTCAAGCAAAAGAAGGAAGGGTTTTGAGCTTAAAGCCTACATCAGCAGATATAGTCTATAG TGAGGTGAAAGATGATGATATCCTGAGATCAATTGATATTACAGATGGTGACTCTTCACAATCTTTGACATTGGTAAAAAAACATTTTGCTGGTAGATATGCAATAGTATCTCAGGAATTTACAAGTGAATTG GTTGGAGCTAAATCACGCAATATAGCTAGTTTGAAGGGAAAGGTACCATCTTGGATTGGGATTCCTACTTCAGTGGCCATACCATTTGGAGTTTTTGAACAAGTTCTTTCAGACACTACAAATCAG GGCGTGGCAACTAAATTGCAAGTTCTCAAGAAAAGATTATCTGAAGGAGAGTTCAGTATCCTTGGTGAAATCAGAAAAACAGTTTTAGAACTTTCTGCACCATCCCAACTG GTGAAAGAACTCAAAGACAAGATGAAAAGTTCTGGTATGCCTTGGCCTGGTGATGAAAGTCCAAAGCGGTGGGAACAAGCTTGGATGGCAATCAAAAAG GTGTGGGCTTCAAAGTGGAACGAGAGAGCATATTTTAGCACAAGGAAAGTGAAGCTCGATCATGATTATCTATGCATGGCTGTCCTTGTTCAAGAGATAATAAATGCTGATTATGCATTTGTTATCCATACAACTAACCCATCCACGGGAGATTCTTCTGAGATATATGCTGAG GTTGTCAAAGGCCTAGGGGAAACACTGGTTGGGGCTTATCCAGGTCGTGCTATGAGCTTTGCCTGCAAAAAGAATGATCTCAGCTCTCCTCAG GTACTAGGTTACCCAAGCAAACCCACAGGCCTCTTCATAAGGCCATCCATAATCTTCCGTTCAGACTCCAATGGCGAAGATTTAGAAGGTTATGCTGGGGCAGGGCTTTATGACAG CGTGGCAATTGATGAAGCGGAAAAAGTGGTACTGGACTACTCGTGTGATCCACTAATAACGGACTCCAATTTCCGTCAATCAATCCTCTCCGGAATCGTTAGTGCTGGGAGAGTGATTGAGGAGCTGAATGGATCTCCTCAAGACATTGAGGGTGTGGTGAAGGATTCCAAAATTTACGTCGTACAGACAAGACCACAGATGTGA